A segment of the Tachysurus vachellii isolate PV-2020 chromosome 18, HZAU_Pvac_v1, whole genome shotgun sequence genome:
CTTGAGGAATGGTGGAGAGACGCGAGGAACTAGTATTACCAGGGCCATGACCTAGCATGCCTGAGCCAGAGGAGGACATGGAGAGCTTTCCATGGTGATGCTGGTGGTGGGTCTGGTCATGGAGCTTCTGTACTGCTGACAGATCACTGGCAGCTGAAGCTGCAACCTCGGGTCCATATCGCATTTCTAGGATAGTCTTTTTTACACAAAttgatttctctttctcttctttccttcGACGCCTccttaaacagtaataaaccaGGCCAAGAACAATCAGCATCCCAAACAAGCAGCCCACAATGGTCATAATGTAATGCGTGGTAGTGGATGGGGTGGGTAGTAAGTCATCTGTAGTAGGAGTCCGAGTGGAAAAGTGAAGACAAGTGTGGTTAAAACGCTGTGAGTTGCGTATGGAGGCCACACAAAAAGTGTAGTTGGTGTTTGGTATGAGCTTGTTTAGTGTAATGAGCTCCTTCTTGTTTTTCAGGTTCATCACATCAGAAACAAAGCTCTGATTGTACTGTACTAAGATGTACATCTTGCTGTAGGGCCGTGGTATCTGCACGAGCAGGGACGCTGAAGAAAGAGACACGTGTTGAAGTGTGATACTGGGACTGAATGTGTTCTCAGAGGAAGATAAGGTTGTGGGCTGAAAACGATCAAACATATCAGGCCCCATGCCTGAGGAATCCAAATCTGGTGGCAATGAAGTCATCCCTGGGATAAACACTCCATCTCTGCACATGGAGGCAAGGATGTTGAGAGCACTTCGACCAGGTCCTCCGACGGGACTTAGCAAAGGATAGCCGAAAAGCTCCCGTGGAGTCTCACACTGTAATCGATCATaggtgtgtgtgacattgttGAAGGCCTCCAACCAAACAAGGAAGCTGTACAGATCACAGCCACAGTGAAAAGGGTTCCCTGCCAGCTCACACACCATCAGCCTTCCTAACACTCTGAACGTGGACGAGTCCAATCGAGCCAGCTTGTTAGAGGACAAGTCCAGACTGCTGAGGCTGGGGCATTCCCAGAAGGCATTTGTGGCAATGACCTCAATGAGATTGTGCTGCAAGAAGAGGCATTGTATACGTCCCAGTCCTCGCAACATGCCCTCGGTCAGATTGGTCAGTTTGTTGTAGCCCAGCTGCAGCACCTGAAGGTTAGCCTGGCCAGCAAAGGCACCATCCTCAATGTATGAGATCTCGTTCTTGGTCAGGTTGAGGTCTGTCAGGTTTGTGAAGCGGCTCAGTGACGAGAAGAATATGGCCTTGAGCTTGTTCTCATTTAGACGTAAGTCATGCACTGTGTTGTTGATGTGCTGCGGGATTGTCTCATACGGCGGCTGGTTCTGACTGCAGATGGCCAGCCATACGTAGCCCTTATCCCCCTCGATGAGCCAGCAGTCACCACAGACAAGGTCTGGTGCTGAAAATAGcaggagaagagaaggaaagagcaGGAGGGCAACGTTCGCAGAAGACAGAGCATATGACTTGGTCTTCATGATGAGGAGAAATTGTGGAAAAAGTAAGTTGATAATATCTAGTCCACAAAGCTGGCAGGAAGAAGTAGGCACTCGTTCTGTACAGTCACTGCCATGGGCACACCATGAGCTCTAACACAGTCGCCATATTATCTGCTTTGCAGCAGGATTGCAGTCTTGACTCTCATTAGGCTGCCACATCGTCTCCTCATGGGATCAGATCCTGGCTTGGAGCGAGATTCCCTGCAgagtgaaaagaaataaaatgaacagggGTGTAAATAGTGGAAAGTAAAACGCCAGTATTCATCAAACTCAAGTCAAGACAAcagcttgaatttttttttaaatatcacaaaaagcagcttatttatttacaaaaataaaaattgcattGTGCTTGCTGTGGAATGTCACAGTAATGAATCTCAGAAATATGAAGTAGAACAACACGATATAATGCTAGTCATTTCACTGAGACCTGCTCAGTACTGATCTCTTTAGCTTGTAGTAGTATTTTATCATTCTTAATGTGATTAAcatacattaaaaacaacagtATTGAGGACTTGTTAAGGACATGTCTGTTGCTTTAATCTCATATTTCTTACTTCAAGAATTAAATGACTTAGAATACACCATCTCACCTTTAACTTTCATTTGCCCTAATTATATCAGGATGTGTTTGGCAGGTAAATCAGACAAGGTGTTTGCTAAATGGGGCTCATCCATCTTTCTGTGCCACCTGTTTCCCACCATGATCCTGAACTCATGAGGACTTTCAGGCGTGACACATGTCATTAATCACCAGATGGAACAAGGTCATTTTCTCTGTCACATCCAGCCCATATTCTGTCCCTCACACCTCATCCAGTctgcacacagagacaaacgCCTGGAATTGTCTATTAATCAAGAGATTTTAAATGTTCCTGAAATACAGAATTCTGTTTTCCAGAATGTGGACCAGGTTGTTGTCCAAAGTCTTTTACTCTGTTAATTCTCTTCAGGGTTTGGAGTAATGC
Coding sequences within it:
- the LOC132861500 gene encoding protein phosphatase 1 regulatory subunit 29, whose amino-acid sequence is MKTKSYALSSANVALLLFPSLLLLFSAPDLVCGDCWLIEGDKGYVWLAICSQNQPPYETIPQHINNTVHDLRLNENKLKAIFFSSLSRFTNLTDLNLTKNEISYIEDGAFAGQANLQVLQLGYNKLTNLTEGMLRGLGRIQCLFLQHNLIEVIATNAFWECPSLSSLDLSSNKLARLDSSTFRVLGRLMVCELAGNPFHCGCDLYSFLVWLEAFNNVTHTYDRLQCETPRELFGYPLLSPVGGPGRSALNILASMCRDGVFIPGMTSLPPDLDSSGMGPDMFDRFQPTTLSSSENTFSPSITLQHVSLSSASLLVQIPRPYSKMYILVQYNQSFVSDVMNLKNKKELITLNKLIPNTNYTFCVASIRNSQRFNHTCLHFSTRTPTTDDLLPTPSTTTHYIMTIVGCLFGMLIVLGLVYYCLRRRRRKEEKEKSICVKKTILEMRYGPEVAASAASDLSAVQKLHDQTHHQHHHGKLSMSSSGSGMLGHGPGNTSSSRLSTIPQVEKLATAFSEAMATKSNYMDVRTSGAGDERGRDGVRHAVRAEDLMEEEDGSDLLDDSDGDDCRGSASEISTIAMEVDKVNQIINNCIDALKLDSVAAAVSSATTLSGNPTSPPPSSTSSITRGLIPLSPGISEACQVLQSPKIPPPPPLPLTTPLSERPGITGGGFVSPPYRPPPPATAVRPIQRQMSADAAVIVSSSKKHCGPVSGKARVYSLDVPEPRSPDPCQYPEKGSPIRCGKPLDKLPLVGSGVGCKMDGVTVDGVRLQQHLEVHPDFHCAEHRHSVPALYYEGSHDSPAQRASFLKPLSRAKRDAASYSQLSPHQQNYSGYSSSPEYSTESTLRIWERFRPYRKGPHEESCYITAGNALRKKVQFAKGEDLHDILDYWKGVSAQQKL